CCGACAGGGGCGCGGGCAACTGCGCGATTGGGAAGAGGCAGACCGCAGCCTCCCGATTCGCGCGGTTGCCCGCGCCCCTTCGTCCGGGTGAACCCCTTACGCCAGCAGCCCCGTGAGGCGCTGGGCCAGCAGGTCCCAGCGCCAGGAGCGCTCCACCCAGCGGCGTCCGGCCTCGCCCATCGTCCGCCGCAGTTGCTCGTCGTGCAGCAGCCGCACGATCCGCTCCGCCGTCGCCTCCGCCGACCGCCCCGGCACGACGTACCCGGTCTCGCCCTCCAGAACGGCGTCCGGCGCTCCGCCGGAGTCCCCGGCGACCACGGGCAGGCCGGTCGCGGAGGCCTCCAGGTAGACGATGCCGAGGCCCTCCACGTCGAGGCCGCCCCGCCGGGTGCGGCAGGGCATGGCGAAGACGTCGCCGGCCCCGTAGTGGGCGGGCAGCTCCTCCCAGGGCACGGCCCCGGTGAAGCGGACGGACCCGGCCACGCCGCGGGCCTCGGCGAGCTTCTCCAGGTCGCCCCGGTAGGGTCCGTCGCCGACGATCAGCAGCACGGTGTCCGGCACCGCGGCGAGGATCTGCGGCATGGCCTCGATGAGGGTGTCCTGCCCCTTGCGCCTGACGAGGCGGGAGACGCAGACGACGACGGGCCGGTCGGTGAGTCCGAGCCGCGCACGGATCTCGTCGCCGCCGGAGTCGGGCCGGAAGGTCTTCTCGTCGACGCCGGGCGGCAGCTGCACCATGCGCCGGGCGGCCTCGGGACCGACCGCCGCGGCGATCCGGCTGCGGGTGTACTCGCCGAGGTAGGTGAGGGTGTCGGTGCCGGCGCCGATCCGCCGCAGCAGTCGGCGGGAGCCGGGCAGCTGGGCCCAGGCGGCCTCGTGGCCGTGGGTCATGCCCAGCAGCCGCTCGGCGCCGGCCTGCCGCAGGGCGGGAGCCATCAGGCCGAGCGGGGCCGCGGCGCCGAACCAGACCGAGCTGCAGCCCTCGGCACGGAGGATCTCGGCGGCCCGCCGGGTGACCCGCGGGGTGGGCACCATCATCTTCGTCCGGTCGCGGATCACCGGGAAGGGCTGCTTGGCGTCGAAGCGGGCCACCTCGGTGCCGTCGCGCCAGGTGGAGGCGTACACCACGATGGAGCCGGCGGGCTGGCGGACGGCCATGTTGTGCACGAACGCCTGGATCCCGCCCGGCCTGGGCGGGAAGTCGTTGGTGACGATGAGGGTCTTGTGCATGCCACGGCTCGCTCGGTCGGGGGTTGCGTCGTGCAGAGGTCGGTGATCCGTACCATAGGTCAACACCATGGCCCGCCGGGAACGAAGGATCACACCGCAACCGTTTCCGGTCCGGGCCGGTCCTATGTCCTGGGGCCCCGTGCGCGGGCGCACCGCGACCGGCGTCAGCGAGTCGAACGAGGGAGCGCAGTGGAGTTGGCCCCGACCGGGCGCACCGGCAGCACCAGCAGCACCGAGCGCCTCGCCCTGACCGGCTCGCCGCCCCCGGCGCCGGCCGGCGGCGCGCTGTGGGCGCTCGGGGTGTCCTGGGTGGTCACCCGGGTGCTGATCGTGCTGATGGCCGTCGGTGTGCTGCGGATCTCGGGCACGGACGTGAGCTCCGACATCTCGGTGATCTACCACGGCTGGTACGAGGTGCTGCAGACCGGCACCTTCCCGCTGGACGACGTGACCTGGCAGTACCCGCCGGGTGCGGCGCTGGTGATCCTGCTGCCGGGCGTGCTGCCCTGGTCGTACCTGGTCTCCTTCTTCGTGCTGTGCGGGGTGTTCGACGCACTGACCGTGGGCGCGCTGATGCGGGTCGGCACCCGGCGGGGCCGCAGCTTCACCGGCGCCTGGATGTGGGTGGCGGGCGTGCCGCTGCTCGGGCCGACGGTGTACTGCCGGTACGACATCATCGTCACCGCGATCGCGGTGGGCGGTCTGCTGCTGGTGCTGCGCCGGCCGGCGCTCGGCGGCGTGCTGCTGGGCCTCGGCGGGCTGGTCAAGGTGTGGCCGATGCTGGCGCTGGCGGGCACCCCCCGCGGGCGGCGCACCCGCCGGGCGTGGACGGCGGCGGCGGCGACGGCGGCGGCCCTGGGCTTCCTGCTGACGGCGGGGATGAACGGCGCCTTCGAGTTCCTCACGTTCCAGAAGGAGCGCGGCATCGAGGTGGAGTCGCTGGGCGCGCTGCCCCTGCACTTCGCCAAGCTGTTCGGCGCCTGGGACGGCCAGGTGACGATGAACTACGGCTCGCTGGAGATGCTCGGCCCGTGGGTGCCGGTGGTCTCCAAGGTGTGCGTGGCGGGCACCCTGGTGGGCTTCGGCTGGCTGCTGGTGTGGCGGCTGCGGGCGGTGCGCTGGCAGCCGTCGACGGCGTACGACGCGGCGCTGGCCGCGCTGCTGGTGTTCACGGTGACCAGCCGGGTGATCAGCCCGCAGTACCTGGTGTGGCTGGTGGGTCTGGCCGCGGTCTGCCTGACGGTGCGCGGCACCCGGCAGAAGCCGGTGGCGGTGCTGATCCTGATCGCGACGGTGCTGACCACGGTCGAGTTCCCGATCCTGTTCGGCGCGGTGCAGCGCAGCGAGCCGTGGGGCGTGGCGGTGCTCACGGCCCGCAATCTGCTGCTGCTGGCGGCCACCGTGGTGTCCTGCCGCCGGTTGTGGCGTTCGACCCGCGGGCCGGACGCACAGGCGACGCTGGTGCTGCCGCCGGAGCCGCCGGTCCAGGGGTATCCGGTGCGCCCGGGGATCGCCTACGAGCAGGCGCTGCTGGACGACCTCGACCGCCCGCTGGGCCGGCCGGCGCCGACGTCCTGAGCCCTCCGACCGAACCAGGCGCCTGAAAGTTTCTGCAAAGCCTTGCAGCCCCGGCCGGGCGGCTGGCAGCATCGTGCGCTGTCAGCCGATGCCGCCTGCCGGAGGAGCCGCATGCCCGAGAACCCCGATCTCGACGTCCTGGTGGCGGGCGGTGCGGGCGTGGACACCATCGTCCGGGTGGACCGGCTGGAGATCCCGCCGCCGACTCGCTCGGGGTGCCGCCGGTGCACGACTACGCCGGCCACACCGGCAGCGGCGTCGCACTCGGCTGCCACCGGCTGGGCCTGCGCACCTCCTTCCTCGACTTCCTCGGCGACGACCCGCAGG
The nucleotide sequence above comes from Streptomyces sp. TLI_235. Encoded proteins:
- a CDS encoding phosphatidylinositol alpha-1,6-mannosyltransferase, which produces MHKTLIVTNDFPPRPGGIQAFVHNMAVRQPAGSIVVYASTWRDGTEVARFDAKQPFPVIRDRTKMMVPTPRVTRRAAEILRAEGCSSVWFGAAAPLGLMAPALRQAGAERLLGMTHGHEAAWAQLPGSRRLLRRIGAGTDTLTYLGEYTRSRIAAAVGPEAARRMVQLPPGVDEKTFRPDSGGDEIRARLGLTDRPVVVCVSRLVRRKGQDTLIEAMPQILAAVPDTVLLIVGDGPYRGDLEKLAEARGVAGSVRFTGAVPWEELPAHYGAGDVFAMPCRTRRGGLDVEGLGIVYLEASATGLPVVAGDSGGAPDAVLEGETGYVVPGRSAEATAERIVRLLHDEQLRRTMGEAGRRWVERSWRWDLLAQRLTGLLA